The genomic stretch CCACGTGGAAATCGTGACGGACGACAGCATGACCTTGGACTGCAGATCGGTAATGTTCATGAAGGGCTCCAGATAGACAGAGAATTTCGAGACGAAAAAAAGCCACGGACCGGAGTCGGCCGTGGCAACAGGGAAAGCACTACAGGGGTTGAAGGCGGTCAGTCGCCGCGGATGATCTTGCCGATCTCGCCACCTTGCGCACGAATAAACGCATGGTGGTTTTGCAGCTCGGGCGTGCGTGCAGTAGCGTCACGGACCAGCAGCGCCGTGAACTCGGGATGGCCAGCGTCAACGAGGCGGTCCGCATAGCGCAGAACCCGCTCGAAGTTCCCATCGCTCGCCTTATGCGCAAGCGCCGCAGTGAGCGCGTACAGAATGCTGGGCTCTTCCGGGATGGCGCCGAGGTCGGGATTCAGGAGAATCGCGTCGACCGATGGCAGCGCCCGATAGATCGCGAGAAAGCTGATCAGCTCGCCGCCAGCACCTTCACCGACCGTCGCGTTGATCGCGTCAGGCAGCAGATCCGCCGGAACCGCGGTCATTGTCCGGGCAAGAAAACCCCATTTCCGGGGGCTTGCCGAAGCAATAATGTCGAGCCTGCTGCGCTCCTCCCAAAGCAGGTTGGGCCTGAAGCGAAGGAACGCGATCAGCTCGGGTGGCACATTCTGCCGAACCGCCCATGTCGTCCAATCGTCCACGGTGGCTTCGAGCTCGACGACCGCCGCAAAACGCGATATCAGCGGATCAAGGATCCCGGTGACGCCGGCGTTGTCACCGCGGCGATTGGTAGCCGCGACGAACGTGACGCAGTCCGGCAGCTGGTGCTCACCGATGCGGCGCGCGAGCAGCAGCTGCATCTTGGCCGCCTGCACCGCCGGCGACGCCTGCCCGAGATCGTCGAAGAACCAGACCAGCGGACGCGTCGCTGACAGCGCGCGCTCGAGATCGCCGAAGGGCAAAAATCGAGCATGCCTGCCGTCGGCCGCCGGGAACGGCAAGCCCTTCGAGTCGGTCGGGTCTTCGACAACCGGGTGGCTGATGAGCAGGTCGTGCCCAGCCGCCTCGGTGGCGGATTCGACGATATCGGATTTGCCAATACCCGGCCGGCCAGTAATCAACAGCGGAAGCCGCTTCGGGATATAAGCGGCAAGCAGCTTGGTAAGGCGTGCGGGAGAGAGTTTCATGGGGTTCCTGAAATGAAAGAGCCCCACGTGATCGCGCCCGACAGGGACGTGACCCTGCGGGGCGATTGAAGATGCCGCGACGCGGCGAGTCGATGCGTCCTAGGACGCCGGTTAATGCTTACGCGCGTGCGCCGAGCAGCGCCGCGGCCTGCTTCGCAGTCAGCGATGATCGCGGGACGCCGGTTGAGCGGCTCACGATCATCACGGCATAGACGTCCGCGAGAACTCGCGCTTCGGCGCAGAGAACGAGCAGTTCGTCGGGTCCGACCGGCGCCGGCGAGCGATTGCGCCACACGTTGATGGCCACTTCGATCTCGGCGATCGAAACGGCATCAGGTGGCAAGGGTGTTGATGTGTCAGGTTGGTTCACGGGTGACCTCGAGAGTGTCGCCCCATGAATGACACCCGGCGGGACGTGATCCCCAGGGGCTGGAAAAGGCCGCATTTCGGCGGATTCGATGCGTCGGTGACGCGGTGTGTCAAGCCAGTGTAGGAGCCCCTACCCTGCGGGCCGGCCGGAAAGATCGAGAATTTCACGCGGCTTTGAAACGATCACGTTTCGAATGGACGAAAAAAAAGCCGGCGCAATATGCGCCGGCCGATCCAAAAATGAACGATTACTTCGCCCCTCACGCCCCAAGCAGATCACCTTGGGTATTCAACATCGGAAGGACCCTCGCACGGATCTCGGCTTCTCTCTCGCGCATCCGTTGCGTTCGCTCTTCGCCAACGCCGTTGTGCTTCTCGACCACGTAGATGAAGTACAGCGGCTTCACGGGCCCCGTCCAGGTTCGCCATTCAGCCATGATGCGAACGCGAGTCTCCATGTCGCACGCGAAGTAGGAAGCACGACCGGAACGCCAGTGACTCGCATCGAGATCGCGCATCCGCTGCTCACTTTCACGGGCCCTGGCGATACGCCGCGCCTTCTCAGCGTCAACGTCCGTTTCCGGTTCCGGCGCGAGCTGGTCTGCGAACAGGGGGTAGTCACGCTCGAGCTTCCGCGCAACCCGCTTGTGTCGACCGAGGAACGCCAGTTCCTTGCGGCGCGTCCAGATGTACTCGTCGTAGCGTACAGCTCGATCGAATCGCATGTTCTACTCCTCGTTTAAGCTGCGAGCGGCGCGAGTCGTGTACGCGCATAGTCCAACGTGCCGTCCTTCGCGTAAAGCTCACGCCCCTCGTTCGAGCCCGGCCTCGCCAACGCATAGCGCTTCGCTGCTCCCTTGCGGTAGCTACGGAGTTCGGAGAATCCGTCCGCGATCGCCTGGTCGACGTGCTCGACGCCGGTGA from Burkholderia ubonensis subsp. mesacidophila encodes the following:
- a CDS encoding ATP-binding protein yields the protein MKLSPARLTKLLAAYIPKRLPLLITGRPGIGKSDIVESATEAAGHDLLISHPVVEDPTDSKGLPFPAADGRHARFLPFGDLERALSATRPLVWFFDDLGQASPAVQAAKMQLLLARRIGEHQLPDCVTFVAATNRRGDNAGVTGILDPLISRFAAVVELEATVDDWTTWAVRQNVPPELIAFLRFRPNLLWEERSRLDIIASASPRKWGFLARTMTAVPADLLPDAINATVGEGAGGELISFLAIYRALPSVDAILLNPDLGAIPEEPSILYALTAALAHKASDGNFERVLRYADRLVDAGHPEFTALLVRDATARTPELQNHHAFIRAQGGEIGKIIRGD
- a CDS encoding DUF3717 domain-containing protein; protein product: MNQPDTSTPLPPDAVSIAEIEVAINVWRNRSPAPVGPDELLVLCAEARVLADVYAVMIVSRSTGVPRSSLTAKQAAALLGARA